The Microbacterium phyllosphaerae region GCCGCACCTCGTCGCTTTCGCTGTCGCCGCAGGCGCGCTGACGCTGCTCGTGCTGCTCGACGGCGTTCCGATCGGCCTCGGATTCGTCGGCGGCCTGGGCATCATCGCGCTGTTCATCGCCGTGTCCTTCATCCCCGGGCGTGATCTGCGTGACTGACATCCCGTCGGTGCCTCACCCGCGGACGCGACTCGACGACAACTTCGCATCGCCGATCCGCTTCTCGGTCCTGGCCTCGCTCGGGGACGGCATCGAGCTGGACTTCGCGACGCTGCGCGAGATCCTCCAGTGCGGTGACTCGCCGTTGAGCAAGGCCATTTCGCATCTGCAGGCCGCAGGGTACGTCGTGGCGCGCAAGGGCAGCCTCGGCAGCCGCCCTCGCACGTGGGTCTATTCGACGGCAGCGGGCCGCGCGGCCTTCGCCGGACACCTCCAGGCGTTGCGCGAGATCGTCGCGCTCGGAGGCGGCTCGGCGCTGTAGGTCACGTCAGGCGCTCGTCCCGACCAGGTCTGGATGATGGATCGCCGCCACGTCGGGGTGGGCGCGCAGTCGTGACTTCATGGCGTTCTCGCCGTAGGTGGCGTGGATGGGGTTGCTCGGGTCCTCGGTGATGCCGGTCGCCTCGGCGGCGAGGTCTGCCGGCAGTTCGAGGAGCGGCAGCTGCTGGTCGAGGGCGGGGTTGAAGAAGAACGGGATCGAGATGCGCTCCTCGGGCGCCTTCGGCGAGATCACGCGATGGTTGGTCGCCTTGAGGTAGCCGCCGGTCGCGTACTCGAGCAGTTCTCCGATGTTGACGACGAACGCTCCGGGGACCGGGGGAGCAGACACCCACTCGCCGTCGCGCTCCACCTGCAGCCCGCCCTTGCCCGGCTCCACCCAGAGCAGGGTGAGGACGCCGGAGTCCTTGTGCGCGCCGACACCCTGCTGGGGCTCCGGCTCATGGGTGCCCGGGTAGCGGACGATCTTGATGAGGGTCGACGGGTCACGGAAGGGTTCGTCGAAGTACGTCTCCTCCGCCCCGAGGGTGGTGGCCCAGGCTCGTAGCAGCTTGTGCGCGATCTCGGTCAGTGTGTCGTGCCATTCCGTGACGACCGCTTTGAGCTCGGGCTGCGCAGCGGGCCACAGGTTCGGGCCCACCAGGCGGTTGAAGGCCGGCCCGCCCTCGACGGGCTCGCGCTCCGGGCCGATGTCGATCTGCTCGCGCCAGTCGACCTTGCCCTGGGTCCGTTCTCCGCCGATGCGGGTGTACCCCCGGAAGTGCGGGCTGTTGACGTTCTCGATCGCGAGCTTGTCGTCGTCCGGCAGCGCGAAGAAATCCAGCGCCGCTCGATGCAGGCGCGCTTCCAGCTCGGGGGAGATCCCGGTGCCCGTGAGGTAGAAGAAGCCCACATCGTGGGTCGCGGCCCTGAGGTCGTCTCGGAATCGCGCGGCGGCCTCGGGGCCGGCATCGAGCTGGGACAGGTCGAGGATGGGGAGCGAGAGATCAGCCATTCACCGAGCGTAGATCGGTCCCGAGGGTGTGCGGCCGTGTGTTGCGTCGGATTACCGACCTCATCCCGAACGCCGATTTCGAGCGGGCGGGGATCTGGTGCTAACCTCCTTTAGGTAAGGGATGCCTTACCTTGGTCTTCTCCCAGAGAGTCTCCCTCCGTGTCTCCCTCCGTGCTCGCCACCTTCCTCATCGGTCTTCGTGAAGGCCTCGAGGCCGCGCTCGTCGTCGGCATCCTCGTCGCCTATCTTCGACGACTCGGACGCAGCGATGCTCTGCCGAGGCTCTGGGCCGGCGTGGGACTCGCGGTCGCGCTCGCCCTCGGCATCGGAGCCGTCCTGACCTTCGGAGCGTACGCTCTGACGTTCGAGG contains the following coding sequences:
- a CDS encoding isopenicillin N synthase family dioxygenase produces the protein MADLSLPILDLSQLDAGPEAAARFRDDLRAATHDVGFFYLTGTGISPELEARLHRAALDFFALPDDDKLAIENVNSPHFRGYTRIGGERTQGKVDWREQIDIGPEREPVEGGPAFNRLVGPNLWPAAQPELKAVVTEWHDTLTEIAHKLLRAWATTLGAEETYFDEPFRDPSTLIKIVRYPGTHEPEPQQGVGAHKDSGVLTLLWVEPGKGGLQVERDGEWVSAPPVPGAFVVNIGELLEYATGGYLKATNHRVISPKAPEERISIPFFFNPALDQQLPLLELPADLAAEATGITEDPSNPIHATYGENAMKSRLRAHPDVAAIHHPDLVGTSA
- a CDS encoding transcriptional regulator encodes the protein MTDIPSVPHPRTRLDDNFASPIRFSVLASLGDGIELDFATLREILQCGDSPLSKAISHLQAAGYVVARKGSLGSRPRTWVYSTAAGRAAFAGHLQALREIVALGGGSAL